In one Raphanus sativus cultivar WK10039 unplaced genomic scaffold, ASM80110v3 Scaffold1533, whole genome shotgun sequence genomic region, the following are encoded:
- the LOC108851945 gene encoding uncharacterized protein LOC108851945, with product MASKLIQVQSKACEASKFVAKHGTSYYRQLLEKNKHYIQEPATVDKCQELSKQLLYTRLASIPGRCETFRKEVDYAKNLWKNRTDLKVEDAGIAALFGLECFAWYCAGEIVGRGFTFTGYYP from the exons ATGGCATCAAAGTTGATACAAGTTCAGTCAAAGGCATGTGAGGCTTCCAAGTTTGTGGCCAAGCATGGAACTTCTTACTACAGGCAGTTGCTTGAGAAGAACAAGCACTATATCCAGGAACCTGCTACGGTGGACAAGTGCCAAGAGTTGTCTAAGCAACTTCTCTACACCCGTCTTGCTAG CATTCCTGGACGTTGTGAAACATTCCGGAAGGAAGTAGACTACGCAAAGAACTTGTGGAAGAACAGAACCGATCTGAAGGTAGAAGATGCCGGAATCGCTGCATTGTTTGGTCTCGAATGCTTTGCGTGGTATTGCGCTGGTGAAATCGTCGGCAGAGGATTCACCTTCACCGGCTATTACCCTTGA
- the LOC108851631 gene encoding 60S ribosomal protein L28-2-like: MTTVPGQLVWEIVKRNNCFLVKQFGRGNAKVQFSKETNNLCNLNSYKHSGLANKKTVTIQVADKEQGVVLGTTKTKKQNKPKLSVNKSVLKKEFPRMAKAVANQVVDNYYRPDLKKAALARLSVISKGLRVAKSGPKRRNRQA; encoded by the exons ATGACAACAGTACCAGGACAGTTGGTGTGGGAGATAGTGAAGAGAAACAACTGTTTCTTGGTCAAACAGTTCGGTAGAGGCAATGCCAAGGTTCAGTTCAGCAAGGAGACCAACAACCTCTGCAACCTCAACTCCTACAAACACTCTG GTTTGGCGAACAAAAAGACGGTGACCATTCAAGTAGCTGACAAGGAGCAAGGTGTGGTACTCGGAACCACCAAGACCAAGAAGCAAAACAAGCCTAAGCTCTCTGTTAACAAGTCTGTACTCAAGAAGGAGTTCCCCAGGATGGCCAAAGCTGTTGCCAACCAG GTTGTGGACAACTACTACAGGCCTGATCTGAAGAAGGCAGCACTTGCTAGGCTCAGCGTGATCAGCAAAGGTCTTAGAGTCGCTAAGTCTGGTCCCAAGAGGAGAAACAGACAGGCCTGA
- the LOC108849972 gene encoding protein arginine N-methyltransferase 1.1, translating into MSFGLLLAIGKEKQDQKTCSSAEIKSLWRLPKTLIFPLPLYPQNPLSLSRLRELEETMTNNNNLNTKIRFEDEAAQGSSEAAQDESMSDAAETTDDTTSADYYFDSYSHFGIHEEMLKDVVRTKTYQNVIYQNKFLIKDKVVLDVGAGTGILSLFCAKAGAKHVYAVECSQMADMAKEIVKANGFSDVITVLKGKIEEIELPTPKVDVIISEWMGYFLLFENMLDSVLYARNKWLVDGGLVLPDKASLFLTAIEDSEYKEDKIEFWNSVYGFDMSCIKKKAMMEPLVDTVDQKQIVTDSRLLKTMDISKMSSGDASFTAPFKLVAQRNDYIHALVAYFDVSFTMCHKLLGFSTGPKSRATHWKQTVMYLEDVLTICEGETITGSMSVSYNKKNPRDVDIKLSYSLDGQHSKISRTQHYKMR; encoded by the exons ATGTCGTTCGGACTTCTCCTCGCTAT aggaaaagaaaaacaagaccAAAAgacttgttcaagtgctgaaatAAAAAGCTTGTGGCGGCTTCCTAAAACCCTAATCTTTCCACTTCCTCTCTATCCCCAaaaccctctctctctctctcgtctgcGCGAACTGGAAGAAACAATGACTAACAACAACAATCTGAACACGAAGATACGCTTCGAAGACGAAGCTGCACAAGGCTCCTCTGAAGCCGCCCAAGATGAATCCATGTCCGACGCCGCAGAGACCACCGATGACACCACCAGCGCCGATTACTACTTCGACTCCTACTCCCACTTCG GGATTCATGAA GAGATGTTGAAGGATGTAGTGAGAACAAAGACTTACCAGAACGTAATTTACCAAAACAAGTTTCTCATCAAGGACAAGGTTGTTCTTGATGTTGGTGCTGGCACTGGAATCTTATCTCTCTTCTGTGCCAAAGCTGGAGCTAAACATGTCTACGCt GTTGAATGTTCTCAAATGGCTGACATGGCTAAGGAGATTGTTAAAGCCAACGGATTCTCTGATG TTATAACGGTATTGAAAGGGAAGATTGAGGAGATAGAGCTTCCTACTCCTAAAGTGGATGTGATTATATCTGAATGGATGGGTTACTTTCTCTTGTTTGAAAACATGTTGGACAGTGTCCTTTACGCTCGCAACAAATGGCTT GTTGATGGTGGGCTTGTGTTGCCAGACAAAGCCTCTCTCTTTCTTACAGCCATAGAGGATTCAGAGTATAAAGAAGACAAAATTGAAT TTTGGAACAGTGTGTATGGTTTTGACATGTCATGCATCAAGAAAAAGGCTATGATGGAGCCGCTTGTTGACACTGTCGACCAAAAGCAGATTGTTACCGATAGTAGGCTACTTAAG ACGATGGATATCTCAAAGATGTCTTCTGGTGATGCTTCCTTCACTGCTCCCTTTAAACTAGTTGCACAACGTAACGACTACATCCACGCCCTTGTGGCCTACTTTGATGTGTCGTTTACCATGTGCCACAAGCTTCTAGGTTTCTCAACAG GACCAAAATCAAGGGCTACGCACTGGAAACAAACAGTCATGTACCTTGAAGATGTGTTAACAATATGTGAAGGTGAGACTATCACTGGAAGCATGTCGGTTTCTTATAACAAGAAGAATCCTCGAGACGTTGACATAAAGCTAAGCTATTCTTTGGATGGTCAGCACTCCAAGATCTCAAGAACTCAACACTACAAAATGCGTTGA
- the LOC108853556 gene encoding F-box/kelch-repeat protein At4g29370-like — MIPKEVEPPQKKTKLPPPPPFHHQPCLSFSSLPNDITLNCFARIPKSYYPKISLVSKSFRSLLSSSELYAARSQMGTTEICLYICLEYSTEHFVNPSPRWFSLFEKPKRSLTDGRTKEKTSGNLLVPIPNHSPPPPPHASSTLMIGSQIYVFGGPLDDNLRRYSSAVRVYDCRIKTWRNLPSMKMERFYASACVHDDKIYVMGGCMARSEHLSWFEMFDIKTQTWKTLPPNPDLNVRLGCRKVRKIGMVHEKIYVKTEFELRDWVYDVKEKKWSFADMGLGVNWRSSWCVIDNVMFSYSRFMRCVWYDLKSGTWKDVRGLEVLKKYRSFSYAHNGSVVELVNYGGKLVIIWDRFERRGRSQNKNIWCAVVALERIHEGFWGKIEWFDVVHTVPKSYEFLRCLPVSV; from the coding sequence ATGATCCCCAAAGAAGTTGAGCCGCCGCAGAAAAAGACCAAgcttccaccaccaccaccttttCACCATCAACCATGTCTCTCCTTCTCTTCACTTCCAAACGATATCACTTTGAATTGCTTCGCACGCATCCCAAAATCTTATTACCCTAAAATCTCCCTCGTCTCCAAGAGCTTTcgttctctcctctcttcctcagAGCTCTATGCCGCACGCTCCCAAATGGGTACCACCGAGATCTGCCTCTACATCTGTCTAGAGTACTCCACCGAGCACTTCGTGAATCCATCTCCACGGTGGTTCAGTCTCTTTGAGAAACCTAAACGAAGCCTAACCGATGGTAGGACTAAAGAGAAAACAAGTGGAAACCTCTTGGTTCCTATTCCCAATCActctccacctcctcctccgcACGCATCTTCGACATTAATGATTGGCTCGCAAATCTACGTATTCGGTGGACCATTGGACGATAACTTAAGACGCTACTCCTCAGCTGTTCGGGTTTACGACTGTCGGATTAAGACGTGGCGAAATCTTCCTAGCATGAAAATGGAGAGGTTTTATGCGTCTGCATGTGTCCACGACGACAAGATTTATGTAATGGGAGGATGCATGGCTCGGTCTGAGCACCTAAGTTGGTTTGAGATGTTCGACATCAAGACACAGACGTGGAAAACCTTACCGCCGAATCCTGACCTTAATGTACGGTTGGGATGCAGAAAGGTTCGCAAAATCGGTATGGTGCATGAAAAGATTTACGTAAAGACCGAGTTTGAGCTCCGTGATTGGGTCTATGATGTGAAGGAAAAGAAATGGAGTTTTGCGGATATGGGCTTGGGTGTGAATTGGAGGAGCTCCTGGTGCGTGATAGACAATGTGATGTTTTCTTACTCTCGCTTCATGAGGTGTGTGTGGTATGATTTAAAGAGTGGCACGTGGAAAGATGTGAGAGGTTTGGAAGTGCTGAAGAAGTATCGTAGCTTTAGTTATGCTCATAATGGTAGCGTGGTTGAATTAGTGAACTATGGTGGGAAACTCGTGATTATTTGGGATAGGTTTGAGCGGCGTGGTCGTAGTCAGAACAAGAATATCTGGTGTGCGGTGGTTGCGTTGGAAAGAATCCATGAAGGCTTTTGGGGGAAGATTGAGTGGTTCGATGTTGTGCATACTGTCCCCAAGTCGTATGAGTTCTTGCGTTGTCTACCCGTTTCGGTTTAA